In Elusimicrobium sp., one genomic interval encodes:
- a CDS encoding ATP-binding protein, translating into MFSKSRKTLFILMGIQASGKSTFAHTVLTNCVYISLDQLNTRNKERIALQNTLQTGRNCVIDNTNPTQKERQKYIDLAQKSGYKTVGIYFRSAVAECSVRNDKRLGKAHVPLKGLLATAKRLEQPTSTEGFDALYYVKIENNEFIISNWDETL; encoded by the coding sequence ATGTTTAGCAAGAGCCGCAAAACCCTTTTTATCTTAATGGGCATACAGGCAAGCGGAAAAAGCACCTTTGCGCACACGGTTTTGACAAATTGTGTTTACATTAGTTTAGATCAACTAAACACACGCAACAAAGAACGAATTGCCTTGCAAAATACCCTTCAAACGGGGCGCAACTGCGTAATAGACAACACCAACCCTACACAAAAGGAACGCCAAAAATATATAGATTTGGCCCAAAAAAGCGGATATAAAACTGTAGGCATATACTTCCGCTCCGCAGTGGCCGAGTGCAGTGTCCGCAATGATAAACGCCTTGGCAAAGCCCATGTGCCGCTGAAGGGCTTATTAGCCACCGCCAAGCGCCTTGAACAACCGACATCAACAGAAGGTTTTGATGCGTTGTATTATGTAAAAATTGAAAACAATGAATTTATAATCAGTAACTGGGACGAAACTTTATGA
- a CDS encoding nucleotidyltransferase domain-containing protein gives MKKSIIKKLEELEKEHHIKIFHAVESGSRAWGFASQDSDYDVRFLYYHRPEWYFSVSKQADNIVKMEEHNLLDFAGWELKKTLLLLIKGNMSLYEWIQSPIVYKQSKEFETLKALAQEFYNPKALLFSYVGLAENNYKAYADREKPKLKKYLYILRTLAACRWIEQQQTPPPIEMDNLKEVFRKDSLIWDFLNHLIEDKKKGTELGVIDSPALINRWIEEQLAYYTNFANSLPDLVKDTVPLSNFFYKTVMGQ, from the coding sequence ATGAAAAAAAGCATCATTAAAAAATTAGAAGAACTGGAAAAAGAGCACCATATCAAAATCTTTCACGCGGTGGAATCGGGAAGCCGTGCGTGGGGGTTCGCATCGCAAGACAGCGATTATGATGTCCGCTTTTTGTATTATCACCGCCCCGAGTGGTATTTTTCAGTTTCAAAACAAGCAGATAATATCGTGAAAATGGAAGAACATAATTTGTTAGATTTTGCCGGGTGGGAACTGAAAAAGACTTTGCTTTTGCTTATCAAGGGGAATATGTCCTTATATGAGTGGATACAAAGCCCTATTGTCTATAAACAAAGCAAAGAATTTGAAACGCTCAAAGCACTTGCCCAAGAGTTCTACAATCCGAAAGCACTGCTATTTTCGTATGTGGGACTGGCTGAAAATAATTACAAAGCCTATGCCGACAGGGAAAAACCCAAACTCAAAAAGTATTTGTATATTTTGCGCACCTTGGCAGCTTGCCGTTGGATAGAACAACAGCAAACCCCGCCTCCCATAGAAATGGATAACCTAAAGGAAGTGTTCCGCAAAGATTCCCTTATATGGGACTTCTTAAACCACTTGATTGAGGATAAAAAGAAAGGAACAGAACTGGGGGTTATAGACTCCCCCGCACTTATCAACCGGTGGATAGAAGAACAACTAGCCTACTATACCAATTTCGCCAACAGTTTACCGGACTTGGTAAAAGATACTGTGCCTTTATCAAACTTCTTTTATAAAACGGTCATGGGACAATAA
- a CDS encoding guanylyltransferase, with product MKFDEFDKKMRKFEQSLDQVIPADSFMVARLDGKGFTKLTKKDMVLDKPFDIRFRDAVINTIKYLMNGYFQISYAYNESDEISLLFQTHADKFGRKVRKYNSILAAETSVHFSRQIGQTAIFDCRMIALPDLDAVQDYFAWRQADSGRNSVLAHCYYKLVASGKTPQEAADYLRNLPFRDKVHLLTHFGMELKDIPKWQLYGSAVYWKETAKEGFNPATNTLQQSKRKQLVENYDLPVGEEYRKFVIKQLT from the coding sequence ATGAAATTTGACGAATTTGATAAAAAAATGAGGAAATTTGAGCAATCTTTAGATCAGGTTATCCCTGCTGATTCTTTTATGGTAGCCCGATTAGACGGCAAAGGATTTACGAAATTAACCAAAAAAGACATGGTTTTGGATAAGCCCTTTGATATTCGTTTTAGAGACGCCGTCATTAACACCATAAAATATCTCATGAACGGATACTTTCAAATATCCTACGCTTATAATGAAAGTGACGAAATTTCGCTTTTGTTCCAAACCCATGCGGATAAATTTGGCCGTAAGGTGCGGAAGTACAATTCTATATTGGCCGCCGAAACGAGTGTGCATTTTTCCCGTCAAATCGGTCAAACCGCTATTTTTGATTGCCGCATGATTGCCTTGCCCGATTTGGACGCCGTACAAGATTATTTTGCATGGCGGCAGGCGGACTCCGGCAGAAATTCCGTTCTTGCTCACTGTTACTATAAGTTGGTGGCCTCGGGTAAAACCCCGCAAGAAGCCGCCGACTACTTACGCAATTTGCCCTTTCGAGACAAAGTACATTTACTTACTCACTTTGGCATGGAGTTAAAAGATATCCCCAAATGGCAATTGTACGGAAGCGCCGTGTACTGGAAAGAAACCGCCAAAGAAGGTTTTAACCCTGCTACAAATACTTTGCAGCAAAGCAAACGCAAGCAGTTGGTGGAAAATTACGATTTGCCCGTTGGAGAAGAATACCGAAAGTTCGTTATCAAACAACTTACTTAA